The Pseudomonas putida nucleotide sequence GCGCACGAAGCCGATAGGGCCGTTCCGCTGTTTACCGATGATGATTTCGGCCACGCCCTTGTGCTCGGTCTCGGGGTGGTACACCTCGTCGCGGTACACGAACATGATCACGTCGGCGTCCTGCTCGATTGCACCGGATTCACGCAAGTCGGAGTTGACCGGGCGTTTGTTCGGCCGCTGTTCCAGGGAGCGGTTCAGCTGCGACAGGGCGATTACCGGGCAGTTGAATTCCTTGGCCAGGGCCTTGAGGGATCGGGAGATCTCGGAAATCTCGTTGGTGCGGTTGTCACCGGCCGACCCTGGAATCTGCATCAGCTGCAGGTAGTCGACCATGATCATGCCGATTTCACCGTGCTCACGGGCCAGACGACGGGTACGCGCACGCATTTCCGAAGGGCTGATGCCGGCGGTGTCGTCGATGAACAGCTTGCGGTCGTTGAGCAGGTTGACTGCCGAGGTCAGGCGCGGCCAGTCGTCGTCATCCAGCTGACCGGAACGCACCTTGGTCTGGTCGATGCGCCCAAGCGACGAAAGCATACGCATGATCAGCGATTCACCTGGCATCTCGAGAGAAAACACCAGCACCGCCTTTTCGCTACGCAGCACGGCGTTCTCCACCAGGTTCATGGCGAAGGTGGTCTTACCCATCGACGGACGGCCGGCGACGATGATCAGGTCGGCTGCCTGCAGGCCGCTGGTCTTCTCGTCCAGGTCGGTGAAGCCGGTGGACACGCCGGTGATGTCGCTGTCGGAGTTGAACAGCGTGTCGATGCGGTCGATGGCCATGGTCAACAGTTCGTTGACGCCCACCGGGCCGCCGGTTTTCGGCCGCGCCTCGGCGATCTGGAAAATCTGCCGTTCGGCATCGTCGAGGATTTCTGCAGCGCCCCGCCCTTGCGGGTTGAAGGCGTTGTCGGCGATGTCGGTGCTGATGCTGATCAGCTGGCGCAGCGTGGCCCGCTCGCGGATGATCGCGGCGTAGGCCTTGATGTTGGCCACCGACGGGGTGTTCTTGGCCAATTCG carries:
- the dnaB gene encoding replicative DNA helicase, translated to MNEITNSEQLDLQTAALKVPPHSIEAEQAVLGGLMLDNNAWERVLDQVSDGDFYRHDHRLIFRAVHKLADANQPFDVVTLHEQLDKEGVSSQVGGLAYLAELAKNTPSVANIKAYAAIIRERATLRQLISISTDIADNAFNPQGRGAAEILDDAERQIFQIAEARPKTGGPVGVNELLTMAIDRIDTLFNSDSDITGVSTGFTDLDEKTSGLQAADLIIVAGRPSMGKTTFAMNLVENAVLRSEKAVLVFSLEMPGESLIMRMLSSLGRIDQTKVRSGQLDDDDWPRLTSAVNLLNDRKLFIDDTAGISPSEMRARTRRLAREHGEIGMIMVDYLQLMQIPGSAGDNRTNEISEISRSLKALAKEFNCPVIALSQLNRSLEQRPNKRPVNSDLRESGAIEQDADVIMFVYRDEVYHPETEHKGVAEIIIGKQRNGPIGFVRLAFIGKYTRFENLAPGMYNFDDDE